A region of the Streptomyces durocortorensis genome:
TCCACCTTGGCGGTGTTGATGGCCGCTCCGAGGCCGGTGGTGACCCCGCAGCCGATCAGGGCGGCGATCTCGAACGGTACGTCGTCGGGGATCGGCACCGCGCAGCCCGCGCCGACGACGACCTCCTCGGTGAAGGTGCCGGTGCCCGCGAAGCCGAAGACATCGCCGCCGGGGCGCTTGAAGTTCGGGGTGCCCGCGTTCATGAAGCCCGCCAGGCACAGCTGGGTCTGGCCGCGTTTGCAGGACGGGCAGGCGCCGCAGGCGGGCAGCCAGCAGACGAGGACCCGGTCCCCGGCGCTCAGCCCGGTCACCCCGTCGCCGACGTCGACGACCTCGCCCGCGCCCTCGTGCCCGGGGACGAAGGGGGCGGGCTGCGGGAGGACGCCGCTCATGGCGGAGACGTCGGAGTGGCAGAGCCCGGTGGCCCGGATGCGGAGCTTGACCTTTCCGGGGCCGAATCCCACCGCCTCGACGTCGTCGAGGACTTCCAGCTTCTCCTGGCCTGTCTCGTGCAGTACGGCTGCGCGCATGGGTACGGCTCCCCTCACATCGTGATCTTCGGCAAGGCTGCTGGCACTGGTTCTGGCGCTGACGCTGGCACTGGCGCCGGTGTGTTCAGGAGTGCTCGACGAGCGTGTCGGCGAGGACCGCCGCGTCGTCCCGCTCGACGGCGGAGACGGTGACCTGGACGCGGCCCTCGTCGGCCCACATCCGGATGCGGAGGGTCTCGCCGGGGAACACCACGCCGGCGAAGCGGGTGCGGTAGGCACAGATGCGGGACACATCGCCGTCCAGCAGGGTGTCGGTGACGGCCTTCAGGGTCATGCCGTAGGTGCACAGCCCGTGCAGGATCGGCCGGTCGAACCCGGCGAGCTTGGCGAAGGCGGGGTCGGCGTGGAGCGGGTTCCAGTCCCCTGACAGCCGGTAGAGCAGCGCCTGGTCGTCACGGACGGGGCGCTCGACCGTGCGGTCGGGGGCCCGCTCCGGCGGGGCGAGCCGGTCGGAGGGACCGCGCTCACCGCCGAACCCGCCCTCTCCCCGTACGAAGATCTCGGCGTCGTTCGTCCACAGCGCCCCGTCGCTGTCGCTCGCCTCGGTACGCAGCACGATGACGGCGGCCTTGCCCTTGTCGTACACCGCCGCGACCTTCGAGGTCTGTACGGCGCGTCCGGCGACCGGGAGCGGCCGGTGGACCCGTACGGACTGCCCGCCGTGCAGGACGCGCGCCAGGTCCACGTCGATCCCGGGCGCCCCCATGCCGCCGAACGCAGCCGTCCCCGCGCCCGCGACGGTGGCGAAGCTCGGCAGTACCTGGAGCCGGGATTCCAGGGTGTAGCGCAGCTCGTCGGGGTCGGTGGCGGGGCTGCCCGCGCCGAGGCCCAGGTGATAGAGCTGCACGTCCTTGTGGTCCCAGCCGATCTCGGCTCGGCGGGGTTCGGCGGCGATGGCCGCTCGGGCATCAATGGGCATGGCGAAGCCGCTCCTTGATGATGGGAAGACCTCGGCGCGACCGTCCGCACCGTCGCCCGCACCGAGGTCGTGCGGTGACCGGCAGGGCGCGCCTCGTGTAGAACGCGTTCTAGCCGATGGCCCATGTATAACGCAGCCCCCCGAAGTTGGGAAGACTGCTGACGTCGTGTCAGATCAGGGCGCCCGGCCGACGGCTGCCTACCCTGGGCGGGTGAACGAGATGCCCCGGGAGCACCGGCCCACGAGGTCCGTCCGTGTCCTGCTCGCGGAGGACGGGGCGGCGGCCCGTGGCGCCCTGGCGATACGGCTCGGCATGGTGCCGGACTTCGCGGTGGCCGCCCGGGCCGGCACCGGGGACGAGGCCGTGGCGGCGGCCCTGACGTCACGCCCCGATGTGGCTCTGCTGGACTTCGAACTGCCGGACGGGGGAGGCCCGGCGGCCGCCGCCGCGCTGCTGGCGGAGGTGCCGGAGTGCCGGGTGCTGATCCTGGCGACGTTCGGCGGTCCTGACCGGCTGCGGCAGGCGCTGGCGGCCGGGGCGGTCGGGTTCCTGGTCAAGGACGGCCCGGTGGAGGATCTGGTCCGGGCGATCCGGGCGGCCCTGACCGGGGAGACGGTGATCGACCCGGCGTTCGCGGGGGCGCCCCCCGAAGCCCCGACGGCCACCTGACCCCTCCCCGTCACACCTTGGCCGGGACCTCGGCCGGAGGACGCGGGCTGCGGTGGTTCGGCAGCCAGAGCAGCATCACGACCGCCCCGGCTAGCAGCACCCCGCTCGCCGTACGGAAGGCCATGGCGTACCCGGCGGTGATCTCGGCCGCGTCGCCGGACCCCCCGGTGCGGGCGGCGGCGACGGTCGAGAGCACCGCGAGGCCGAGCGCCCCGCCCATCGTGCGGGAGGTGTTGATCAGCCCGGAGACGAGTCCGGCGTCCCCGGGGGCCGCGCCGGAGGTGGCGAGGGCGGCGAGCGGGGTGGAGGCGAGGCCCGCCCCGGCCATCATCAGGATGCCGGGGAACATGATCGCGGTGAGGTAGGAGCCGTCCACACCCATGGTGGACTGCCAGCCGAATCCCGCGGCGGTGATCAGGACCCCGGCGACGGCGAGGCTCTTGGCCCCCGTACGCACCATCAGCCGGGGCCCGATCTTGGCGCCGATGACGACGGCGGCCGAGGTCGGCATCAGGGCGAGCCCGGCCTGCAACGGCGTGTAGCCCAGGACGTTCTGGGCGTACACGGTCATGAAGTACCACATGGAGAAGGTCGCCGACCCCATGAGCAGCATCGATACGTTGGCCGACGACACCGCCCGTACGGAGAACACGCGCAGCGGGATCAGCGGCACCGCCGTCCGCGCCTCGACCGCCACGAACGCGGCGAGCAGCGCCACCCCGGCCAGCAGCGGTACGAGCGTGGCGGCCGCCCAGCCCTCGGCCTCGGTCTGGACGATCCCGTACGCGACGGCGGCGAGGCCCGCGGTGACGAGGACCGCGCCCAGCAGGTCGATCCGGCGCCGGTCGCCCGCCCGGCCCTCGGTGATCCGCAGGGCGGCGGCGACCAGGACGAGGGCCCCGATCGGCACGTTGATCAGGAGGACCCAGCGCCAGGACAGGGCGTCGGTGAGCACCCCGCCGACGAGCCCGCCCGCCGCACCGCCGCCCGCGCCGACCGCCATCCAGGTCCCGATGGCCTTGGTCCGGGCGGGGCCCTCGGGGACGGCGGCCGTGAGGATGGTGAGCGTGGCCGGGGCGAGCACGGCCGCCCCCAGGCCCTGAACGCCACGCGCGGCGAGGAGCTGCCAGCCCTCCTGGGCGAGGCCGCCCGCGAGGGAGGCGGCGGTGAAGAGGCCGAGCCCGACGAGGAACATCAGCTTGCGCCCGTAGATGTCGGCGGCCCGCCCGCCCAGCAGCATGAACCCGGCGAACGCGATCGAGTAGGCGTTGACGACCCACTGGAGCGCGGCGGCGCTCAGCCCCAGGTCGGCCCGCATCGAGGGAAGCGCCACATTGACGACGGCGACATCGAGGACGACGAGGAACTGGCCGGTGCAGGCGGCGAGGACGACGGCCCAGGTGCTGGGTGGTATTCGCGGGGTGGCCGATGGGGCGGAGACGGGCACGGAGACGTCAGGCATGCAGGTCATGGTCGCAGGCGGCGAGCGGCCCGTACATCGGGCATCGGACGCAGGTCCCGGGTCCCGGGCCACAGGCGTCGCGCGCCCCCGGACCCAGGGGCGGATTCAAGGGGCCGTACGCACCGCACGCGCCCCGGACCCAGGGGCCGATTCGCGGGGCCGAACGCACCGCACGGCCGCAAGGCTCAGGTGCGCCGCAGCAGCGTGACCACCGCCGCGCCGCCCAGTCCGATGTTGTGGGCGAGGGCCGTCCGTGCGCCGGGGACCTGGCGGGCTCCGGCCTCGCCGCGCAGGTGCCAGGTCAGCTCGGCGGCCTGGGCGATGCCCGTGGCGCCCAGGGGGTGGCCCTTGGAGATCAGCCCGCCCGACGGGTTCACCACCCAGCGCCCGCCGTAGGTGGTCGCCCCGGACTCGACGAGCTTGCCGGACTCCCCCTCGCCGCACAGGCCGAGCGCCTCGTAGGTGAGGAGTTCGTTGACGGAGAAGCAGTCGTGCAGCTCGATGACGTCGAGGTCGTCCGGGCCGAGGCCGGAGGCCGCGTAGACCTGCTGGGCCGCGGCCTTGGACATCGGGGCGCCGACCGCGTCGATGCAGCTGCCGGAGGCGAAGGAGGCGTCGGTGTCGGTGGTCATGGCCTGGGCGGCGATCTCCACGGCCCGCTCCCCCAGTCCGTGCCGCTCGACGAACCGCTCGGAGACGACGACGGCCGCCGCGGCCCCGTCGGAGGTGGGCGAGCACTGGAGCTTGGTGAGGGGGCGGTGGACGGTACGGGCGGCGAGGATCTCGTCGACCGTGTACGGGTCCTGGAACTGGGCGTACGGGTTGTTCACCGAGTGCCGGTGATTCTTGGCGCCGACCGCCGCGAGCTGCGCGGGCGTGGTCCCGTACCGCTCCATGTGCTCACGGGCCGCGTTCCCGAAGATCTGCGCGGTGGGCGGGGACGTCTCGAAGCCGTGGGCGGCGGCCATGATTCCGTAGTGCCGGGCGACGGGCGAGGTCGCGAAGTCGCCGCCGGAGCCTGATCCACCACCCGATCCGCCGCCCAATGACCCGCGCGCCATCTTCTCGAAGCCGACCGCGAGCACGCAGTCGCTGCCGCCGCCCGCCACGAACTGCCGGGCGAGCATCAGGGCGGTGGAGCCGGTGGCGCAGTTGTTGTTGACGTT
Encoded here:
- a CDS encoding MaoC/PaaZ C-terminal domain-containing protein; the encoded protein is MPIDARAAIAAEPRRAEIGWDHKDVQLYHLGLGAGSPATDPDELRYTLESRLQVLPSFATVAGAGTAAFGGMGAPGIDVDLARVLHGGQSVRVHRPLPVAGRAVQTSKVAAVYDKGKAAVIVLRTEASDSDGALWTNDAEIFVRGEGGFGGERGPSDRLAPPERAPDRTVERPVRDDQALLYRLSGDWNPLHADPAFAKLAGFDRPILHGLCTYGMTLKAVTDTLLDGDVSRICAYRTRFAGVVFPGETLRIRMWADEGRVQVTVSAVERDDAAVLADTLVEHS
- a CDS encoding MFS transporter, translated to MTCMPDVSVPVSAPSATPRIPPSTWAVVLAACTGQFLVVLDVAVVNVALPSMRADLGLSAAALQWVVNAYSIAFAGFMLLGGRAADIYGRKLMFLVGLGLFTAASLAGGLAQEGWQLLAARGVQGLGAAVLAPATLTILTAAVPEGPARTKAIGTWMAVGAGGGAAGGLVGGVLTDALSWRWVLLINVPIGALVLVAAALRITEGRAGDRRRIDLLGAVLVTAGLAAVAYGIVQTEAEGWAAATLVPLLAGVALLAAFVAVEARTAVPLIPLRVFSVRAVSSANVSMLLMGSATFSMWYFMTVYAQNVLGYTPLQAGLALMPTSAAVVIGAKIGPRLMVRTGAKSLAVAGVLITAAGFGWQSTMGVDGSYLTAIMFPGILMMAGAGLASTPLAALATSGAAPGDAGLVSGLINTSRTMGGALGLAVLSTVAAARTGGSGDAAEITAGYAMAFRTASGVLLAGAVVMLLWLPNHRSPRPPAEVPAKV
- a CDS encoding lipid-transfer protein, whose amino-acid sequence is MKAYIVGVGMTRFEKPETRDWQYWDMVREAGTAALADAGVRYDQVEQVPVGYCFQASTAGQRAVYELGLTGVPVYNVNNNCATGSTALMLARQFVAGGGSDCVLAVGFEKMARGSLGGGSGGGSGSGGDFATSPVARHYGIMAAAHGFETSPPTAQIFGNAAREHMERYGTTPAQLAAVGAKNHRHSVNNPYAQFQDPYTVDEILAARTVHRPLTKLQCSPTSDGAAAAVVVSERFVERHGLGERAVEIAAQAMTTDTDASFASGSCIDAVGAPMSKAAAQQVYAASGLGPDDLDVIELHDCFSVNELLTYEALGLCGEGESGKLVESGATTYGGRWVVNPSGGLISKGHPLGATGIAQAAELTWHLRGEAGARQVPGARTALAHNIGLGGAAVVTLLRRT